One segment of Alnus glutinosa chromosome 2, dhAlnGlut1.1, whole genome shotgun sequence DNA contains the following:
- the LOC133861786 gene encoding protein COFACTOR ASSEMBLY OF COMPLEX C SUBUNIT B CCB2, chloroplastic isoform X2 has protein sequence MSKTLSFNPLIPLKMQVIPPQFPAKKTRTKSLSISARLQNQQQQQQLNLSVLRFTLGIPGLDESYLPRWIGYGFGSLLVLNHFVGSDSATTTPAQLSTEVLGLSLAAFSIFIPYLGKFLKGASPADQATIPEGTEQIFVMSQNISDTQKEDLAWATYILLRNTNTIAALISIQGELCARGYWNIPEKVSKANILDWFEGQIERIGLKNLKDTLYFPQSSDSVLWEMLPKGTRSLLVQPVLQVPKPGAIQMEKIEGFVLLASSMSYAYSDKDKAWIGALANKFGE, from the exons atgagcaAAACGCTTTCTTTTAATCCGTTAATTCCATTGAAAATGCAAGTAATCCCTCCCCAATTCCCCGCCAAGAAAACCAGAACAAAATCCCTTTCAATCTCCGCCCGCCTTcaaaatcaacaacaacaacaacaactcaACCTCTCCGTTCTTCGCTTCACTCTCG GGATACCTGGGTTGGACGAGTCCTACTTACCCAGATGGATTGGTTACGGGTTTGGTTCGCTTCTGGTTCTGAACCATTTCGTGGGTTCTGATTCTGCTACTACCACTCCAGCTCAGCTT AGCACAGAAGTTCTGGGCCTTTCTTTGGCAGCATTCTCCATTTTTATTCCTTATCTTGGAAAATTTCTTAAG GGTGCAAGTCCAGCAGATCAAGCAACTATTCCTGAAGGCACTGAGCAAATATTTGTCATGTCACAAAATATATCAGATACTCAGAAGGAGGACTTGGCTTGGGCAACATACATCTTGCTTCGCAATACAAACACCATAGCTGCG TTAATATCGATTCAAGGTGAATTATGTGCACGTGGCTACTGGAACATACCAGAGAAGGTGTCAAAAGCAAATATACTTGATTGGTTTGAGGGACAGATTGAAAGGATTGGCCTAAAAAATCTAAAGGATACCCTTTATTTTCCTCAGAGTTCAG ATTCTGTACTTTGGGAGATGTTACCCAAGGGGACCCGTTCTCTCCTGGTACAGCCAGTCCTACAAGTTCCAAAACCTGGTGCCATTCAGATGGAAAAGATTGAAGGGTTTGTCCTGTTGGCTTCAAGCATGAGCTATGCATATAGCGATAAAGACAAAGCCTGGATTGGAGCTCTTGCAAACAAATTTGGAG AATGA
- the LOC133861786 gene encoding protein COFACTOR ASSEMBLY OF COMPLEX C SUBUNIT B CCB2, chloroplastic isoform X1 produces MSKTLSFNPLIPLKMQVIPPQFPAKKTRTKSLSISARLQNQQQQQQLNLSVLRFTLGIPGLDESYLPRWIGYGFGSLLVLNHFVGSDSATTTPAQLSTEVLGLSLAAFSIFIPYLGKFLKGASPADQATIPEGTEQIFVMSQNISDTQKEDLAWATYILLRNTNTIAALISIQGELCARGYWNIPEKVSKANILDWFEGQIERIGLKNLKDTLYFPQSSDSVLWEMLPKGTRSLLVQPVLQVPKPGAIQMEKIEGFVLLASSMSYAYSDKDKAWIGALANKFGGKSLRMDL; encoded by the exons atgagcaAAACGCTTTCTTTTAATCCGTTAATTCCATTGAAAATGCAAGTAATCCCTCCCCAATTCCCCGCCAAGAAAACCAGAACAAAATCCCTTTCAATCTCCGCCCGCCTTcaaaatcaacaacaacaacaacaactcaACCTCTCCGTTCTTCGCTTCACTCTCG GGATACCTGGGTTGGACGAGTCCTACTTACCCAGATGGATTGGTTACGGGTTTGGTTCGCTTCTGGTTCTGAACCATTTCGTGGGTTCTGATTCTGCTACTACCACTCCAGCTCAGCTT AGCACAGAAGTTCTGGGCCTTTCTTTGGCAGCATTCTCCATTTTTATTCCTTATCTTGGAAAATTTCTTAAG GGTGCAAGTCCAGCAGATCAAGCAACTATTCCTGAAGGCACTGAGCAAATATTTGTCATGTCACAAAATATATCAGATACTCAGAAGGAGGACTTGGCTTGGGCAACATACATCTTGCTTCGCAATACAAACACCATAGCTGCG TTAATATCGATTCAAGGTGAATTATGTGCACGTGGCTACTGGAACATACCAGAGAAGGTGTCAAAAGCAAATATACTTGATTGGTTTGAGGGACAGATTGAAAGGATTGGCCTAAAAAATCTAAAGGATACCCTTTATTTTCCTCAGAGTTCAG ATTCTGTACTTTGGGAGATGTTACCCAAGGGGACCCGTTCTCTCCTGGTACAGCCAGTCCTACAAGTTCCAAAACCTGGTGCCATTCAGATGGAAAAGATTGAAGGGTTTGTCCTGTTGGCTTCAAGCATGAGCTATGCATATAGCGATAAAGACAAAGCCTGGATTGGAGCTCTTGCAAACAAATTTGGAGGTAAGAGCTTGCGTATGGATTTGTAA